In Anomalospiza imberbis isolate Cuckoo-Finch-1a 21T00152 chromosome 19, ASM3175350v1, whole genome shotgun sequence, a genomic segment contains:
- the SPHK1 gene encoding sphingosine kinase 1 isoform X2, producing MLAEADIATTVFVTERPHHAHEKVRDEDLSQWDTLVVVSGDGLLFEVVNGLMERPDWKEAMKKPLCILPGGSGNALAASINYYAGYDHVAKKKLLTNCTFILCKGLYTQMDLVSLSTASGKHFFSFLGFGWGFISDVDIDSEKYRWLGSARFTLGTLQCLAKLRVYQGRLSYLPVAAEQGSSPAPRDPPAPVTNGRIPQPAGTEAPGSLPPDSLLVPLGQPVPAHWTVVPEEEFVLVYAIYQSHLGTNLLMAPAARLHDGCIHLFYMKAGISRVTLLKLFLAMSRGTHLDLNCPHLSYVPVRAFRLEPRVAAGIMTVDGEALACEPVQGQVHARLCRVLSGS from the exons ATGCTGGCTGAGGCTGACATTGCCACCACTGTCTTCGTCACCG AAAGACCCCACCATGCGCATGAGAAGGTGCGAGATGAGGACCTGTCGCAGTGGGACACGTTGGTGGTCGTGTCTGGGGACGGGCTGCTGTTCGAG GTGGTGAACGGGCTGATGGAGCGTCCGGACTGGAAGGAGGCCATGAAGAAGCCGCTGTGCATCCTGCCAGGAGGCTCTGGGAACGCCCTGGCTGCCTCTATCAACTACTATGCAGG CTACGACCACGTTGCCAAGAAAAAGCTGCTGACGAACTGCACCTTCATCCTGTGCAAGGGGCTGTACACGCAGATGGACCTGGTGTCGCTGAGCACGGCCTCGGGCAAGCACTTCTTCTCCTTCCTGGGCTTTGGCTGGGGCTTCATCTCGGACGTGGACATCGACAGCGAGAAGTACCGCTGGCTGGGCAGCGCCCGCTTCACCCTGGGCACGCTGCAGTGCCTGGCCAAGCTCCGGGTGTACCAGGGCCGCCTGTCCTACCTGCCCGTGGCCGCGGAGCAGGGCAGCTCCCCggcaccccgggacccccccgcgCCCGTCACCAACGGCCGCATCCCGCAGCCGGCGGGGACCGAAGCGCCCGGCTCCCTGCCCCCCGACTCGCTGCTGGTGCCGCTGGGCCAGCCCGTGCCGGCGCACTGGACCGTGGTCCCCGAGGAGGAGTTTGTCCTGGTCTACGCCATCTACCAGTCCCACCTGGGCACCAACCTGCTGATGGCACCGGCGGCCCGGCTGCACGACGGCTGCATCCACCTCTTCTACATGAAGGCCGGCATCAGCCGCGTGACGCTGCTGAAGCTCTTCCTGGCCATGTCCAGGGGGACCCACCTGGACTTGAACTGTCCCCACCTGTCCTACGTCCCCGTCCGGGCGTTCCGCCTGGAGCCGCGGGTGGCCGCGGGCATCATGACAGTGGATGGGGAGGCGCTGGCCTGCGAGCCCGTGCAGGGCCAGGTCCATGCCCGCCTCTGCCGCGTCCTCAGCGGCTCCTGA
- the SPHK1 gene encoding sphingosine kinase 1 isoform X1 — protein sequence MNGAAPPAIAGRQQRAAAGGAPRCLPLRSAPAPPMAAGRRAPPEPGGGPVLLQGIFGAGPAPGAAACSLTLTARELQVRRAGSCPGGSAGPDAALRLADCVGSAAFPAAAAAACFSLVCYPLRGPRWGPPARQRLERTFRVSRGPDAEGNLRIAQAWSRRIRELAVPAVPAQDGDSYGVLPRPCHALVLLNPQSGSGRALDDFQAVVQPMLAEADIATTVFVTERPHHAHEKVRDEDLSQWDTLVVVSGDGLLFEVVNGLMERPDWKEAMKKPLCILPGGSGNALAASINYYAGYDHVAKKKLLTNCTFILCKGLYTQMDLVSLSTASGKHFFSFLGFGWGFISDVDIDSEKYRWLGSARFTLGTLQCLAKLRVYQGRLSYLPVAAEQGSSPAPRDPPAPVTNGRIPQPAGTEAPGSLPPDSLLVPLGQPVPAHWTVVPEEEFVLVYAIYQSHLGTNLLMAPAARLHDGCIHLFYMKAGISRVTLLKLFLAMSRGTHLDLNCPHLSYVPVRAFRLEPRVAAGIMTVDGEALACEPVQGQVHARLCRVLSGS from the exons ATGAATGGGGCCGCCCCGCCTGCCATCGCCGGGCGTCAGCagcgagcggcggcgggcggcgctcCCCGGTGCctcccgctccgctccgcgcccgcTCCGCCGATGGCCGCCGGCCGCCGCGCTCCTCCGGAGCCGGGCGGGGGCCCGGTGCTACTTCAAGGCATCTTCGGCGCGGGGCCGgcccccggtgccgccgccTGCTCGCTGACCCTGACGGCCCGGGAGCTGCAGGTGCGGCGCGCCGGCAGCTGCCCGGGCGGCTCGGCCGGTCCCGACGCCGCGCTCCGCCTGGCCGACTGCGTGGGCTCGGCCGCTTtccccgcggccgcggccgccgcctgCTTCTCGCTGGTGTGTTACCCGCTGCGGGGGCCGCGCTgggggccgcccgcccgccAGCGCCTGGAGCGGACCTTCCGCGTCTCCCGGGGTCCTGACGCCGAGGGCAACCTGCGCATCGCCCAGGCCTGGAGCCGCCGCATCCGCGAGCTCGCCGTGCCCGCCGTGCCCGCGCAGGACG GTGACAGCTATGGGGTGCTGCCCCGGCCCTGCCACGCGCTGGTGCTGCTGAACCCACAGAGCGGCTCTGGCCGTGCCCTTGATGACTTCCAGGCAGTGGTGCAGCCCATGCTGGCTGAGGCTGACATTGCCACCACTGTCTTCGTCACCG AAAGACCCCACCATGCGCATGAGAAGGTGCGAGATGAGGACCTGTCGCAGTGGGACACGTTGGTGGTCGTGTCTGGGGACGGGCTGCTGTTCGAG GTGGTGAACGGGCTGATGGAGCGTCCGGACTGGAAGGAGGCCATGAAGAAGCCGCTGTGCATCCTGCCAGGAGGCTCTGGGAACGCCCTGGCTGCCTCTATCAACTACTATGCAGG CTACGACCACGTTGCCAAGAAAAAGCTGCTGACGAACTGCACCTTCATCCTGTGCAAGGGGCTGTACACGCAGATGGACCTGGTGTCGCTGAGCACGGCCTCGGGCAAGCACTTCTTCTCCTTCCTGGGCTTTGGCTGGGGCTTCATCTCGGACGTGGACATCGACAGCGAGAAGTACCGCTGGCTGGGCAGCGCCCGCTTCACCCTGGGCACGCTGCAGTGCCTGGCCAAGCTCCGGGTGTACCAGGGCCGCCTGTCCTACCTGCCCGTGGCCGCGGAGCAGGGCAGCTCCCCggcaccccgggacccccccgcgCCCGTCACCAACGGCCGCATCCCGCAGCCGGCGGGGACCGAAGCGCCCGGCTCCCTGCCCCCCGACTCGCTGCTGGTGCCGCTGGGCCAGCCCGTGCCGGCGCACTGGACCGTGGTCCCCGAGGAGGAGTTTGTCCTGGTCTACGCCATCTACCAGTCCCACCTGGGCACCAACCTGCTGATGGCACCGGCGGCCCGGCTGCACGACGGCTGCATCCACCTCTTCTACATGAAGGCCGGCATCAGCCGCGTGACGCTGCTGAAGCTCTTCCTGGCCATGTCCAGGGGGACCCACCTGGACTTGAACTGTCCCCACCTGTCCTACGTCCCCGTCCGGGCGTTCCGCCTGGAGCCGCGGGTGGCCGCGGGCATCATGACAGTGGATGGGGAGGCGCTGGCCTGCGAGCCCGTGCAGGGCCAGGTCCATGCCCGCCTCTGCCGCGTCCTCAGCGGCTCCTGA